In Dioscorea cayenensis subsp. rotundata cultivar TDr96_F1 chromosome 9, TDr96_F1_v2_PseudoChromosome.rev07_lg8_w22 25.fasta, whole genome shotgun sequence, a genomic segment contains:
- the LOC120269242 gene encoding probable cysteine protease RD21B: protein MGTVALIIILFLSVFFISCSSSTRSEYEMKLLYEGWLVEHHKNYNDLFEKDKRYEIFKDNLKYIDEHNAGNHTYQLGLNLFADLTVDEYQNNDLGFNPLSKMNMTYKVSSRYMLDKGEELKLPNSVDWREKGAVTHVKNQGKCNSSWAFTTIATIESLNKIVTGELISLSEQELIDCYRKGCGRDDPVKAFEFIILNHGIDTAEDYPYRAVYSKCDLSKKKKKVVSINGYVLGPFNNENAMKGGGGKATCYWRC from the exons ATGGGGACTGTTGCCCTAATTATCATCTTGTTCCTCTCCGTTTTCTTCATCTCATGCTCTTCATCAACTAGATCAGAGTATGAGATGAAGCTCCTTTATGAGGGTTGGCTGGTTGAACACCATAAGAACTACAATGATCTCTTTGAGAAGGATAAGAGGTACGAGATCTTCAAAGATAACCTCAAGTACATAGACGAGCACAATGCTGGTAATCATACATACCAACTCGGTCTCAATTTATTCGCCGATCTCACCGTTGATGAGTACCAGAACAATGATCTTGGCTTTAACCCACTCTCAAAAATGAACATGACCTACAAGGTGAGCAGTAGGTATATGTTGGACAAGGGTGAGGAGTTGAAGTTGCCTAACTCTGTTGATTGGAGAGAGAAAGGTGCTGTCACACATGTTAAGAATCAAGGCAAATGCA ATAGTTCTTGGGCTTTTACAACAATTGCAACTATAGAAAGTCTCAACAAAATTGTCACAGGAGAGTTGATATCATTATCTGAACAAGAACTTATAGATTGTTATAGAAAGGGCTGTGGCAGAGATGATCCAGTTAAAGCCTTTGAATTTATCATACTAAATCATGGCATTGATACTGCTGAAGATTATCCCTACAGAGCAGTATACAGCAAATGTGACCTATCGAAG aaaaagaaaaaagttgtATCCATTAACGGGTATGTGCTTGGGCCTTTCAATAATGAGAATGCCATGAAAGGAGGTGGTGGCAAAGCAACCTGTTATTGGAGGTGTTGA